TACACTTACTTCTGTGTAAATCACCCACGTGAATGCTGTCCCTGTCAACACAGTTCAAATTCTGGTTGAGGGTGAAGATTATCATGCTAATATATAAGTCTTACTCTTTTGAAGAATGTTTGTCCACAATATTAGAGACAACAGGAACATTTGTCTCAGGGAGGGGAGGAAACTAAGGGCATTCACAAGAAGTCTTGGCCTTTAAATTATTTTAATACAAGGGCTGTTTGCTCAGTGTGAATAGTACAGTTCTAATATCTAAAAGAGGACCTCTTCTTTTTCATCACTCTTCTCTTTAGCACTAAGGGTGGGGGTTTGTACTGTGAAGGTTTTGTCAAATGCACCACGGTCCACCCGATAAGACCCCTTTTCCAGAGACATGCAGGATTCAAATCGGTGGCCCCACAGAATCTCGTCCTCAGTGTAGGAGGTTCTGGCTTGGCATATCATACCTACAACACAGAAGAGACTAGatttttttcccacattttgcaCAGCAAGGCATTTATGAGACGTTTAATCTTGACACATCTATCTCTTATGCTACAGTGACAGACATGAGGGCATTACATTTTTTTCTAATGATTTTAGATATAATTTGAGGTCACATTCTAATATTCAAAGCCAACCAACCTGACGCCTCCACAATTCCCTCCAGAATGATGATGATCTCAAATCTCTCCCTTGTCAGACGCTCAGCCCCTATTTCCCAGAAGGGGCTGCTCTCGTTGATGACATGGGTGATGGTCTGTGGCTCGACCAACAGGAGCCTGTCTCCTCCGGTATCGTAGCCCAGGTTGATCTCTGACTGCTCCAGTGGTATGAACTCCCCTTCCTTGGTCTGTCTAGACTTTATCAACTTGGCTCGTATCTTGGCGTCCACCATGTGACTCGCCCTCAGGTCTCCGATGCGGAAGAGGAGGCAGAGTTTCTCGTCGCGCTCCGATATGACACAGTGCTTGCTGAAGATCAGAGTCTGGGCCCTTTTCTGAGGCCGGGAGATCTTGACGAACATGCAGCCAACCATGAGGGCATCGATGATGGAGCCAATGATAGACTGGGCCATGAGGAGAACCACACCCTCCATGCAGTTGGCCGTCACCAATCTGGAGCCATAGCCAATGGTCCTCTGGCTCTCCACCGACAGAAGCAGGGCAGAGATGAAACTGTCCACATTCTCGAAGCATGGCTGCCATTGAGGGTCGTGGACGTGGGCCACGTCATCCCGCAGCCAGGCATCTAGGAAGTAGATCTCGGCAAAGGCCACCCACGTGACAACGTAGCACATGGTGAAGACAAAGAGGAACCAACGGTACTTCAAGTCCACCAGAGTGGTGAAGATGTCCAATAGGAAACGGCTCTTGTCCTCGATAGGGCCCAGGTTGACCCGACACTTCCCGTCTTTGGTGACGTAGCGCTGACGCTGCTTGTTGGCTGTGCCATAACTTGGCCTCTCGTCACCTAGGAGTTTGCAGCGTGGCTTGTTCTCACCACTTGTGCCATGGGCGGAGCTACGGGTGCTACCAAAGGGGCCACCAAAGGGAGCACCTGAGTACCACCTGGAGCTGAAACGCTTGAGGTGGCGTCCGCGGTGAGAAGTGGCTGGCTCCTCAGTTGGGATGATGTACTGGCAGGTGTCTACCTCTTGGCTGATCAATCCTGCAACAACCTGATGGGGGCCTGGGCTctggggctgtggctgtggctgggggGATGCAGAGGAGGCTGGCTGGGGTGAGAGACCTGGGAAGTTGTCATAGTTGTTGTTATTTGAGTTGGGGATGAGAGAGATCCTTGTGGAGTGGAGCATTGTCAAAGCCATGTTGGTTTTTGCTGCAACCTGAAAAAAAATGTTAGAACAATTAATTGACTGATTCATACATTACATACATGATCTACAATGTATTTGTGCTGGAAACAGTATCCAGTGTCAACACAACCCACTGAACAATATCCCAAAACACAAATGAACAAAATTGACTCTCTGCAATAGGTACCCTCTTTGGATATGGGGTGAAGCATGTTGATTCTGGGGGTGGTCTAGGGAGGTGTTTGGCTGTGAGAGTCTGTGCTGGTGGAATTGAGTTCCTGCGGGGGTCAATTCTCATAGGACTCCTGTAGTCACCGTTATGGGGCTTGTGTAATGTCACCCTGCTGCACATCATGGTGAAAGCCATCAGCGAGACTACTGTAGATTCCTGTGCTCTGTGTGGCAGTTGAACTGCTGAGGGCCCAGAAAGTTGATTTCTTATTCCTGTTGAAGCAATAGAATCCGATTGAGAGTTGCCACACAATTATCAACCACCACTACCGAGGAAAGAGACTAAATGAAACTCTTCCACAATAATGGTGGAACTTAACTCCTTATGTCCTGATTATGGACAGTCATATTTCATAGTTCAGGGATTGTTAGTAGGCTAAATCCAGCTGTGTGTCAGTGGGTGTATGCCTGATCTCTGATACACTGAGGGTGTTCTTTCAACAGATGGTTCCCTCTCCTCAGGATAAATTCTTAcatcattcctccccctctcctgccccCAACAACTTTCAGATCGTACCAATCTGACTTACGTCGTGTGATATCATCAGTCTCTGCTGGATATAATTAAACTATAGGAATTATGATTGATCCTCTAAATTAATCTGGTAACAACCAAGGCGCATGGTGATGGATTTGAGGAGATTACGGATTTACTCTTACTTACAAGGGCTTAGATAATAGGTTTGCCCAGATGTGGCCAAATAAACCCCGGGCAAATCTCTATTTCTTGTTGTCACAGTTTCTGTTCGTgttgtcactcactctctcccctacTGGACCACCAAAACAGCTCGTAGCGGCAGACGTGCTGCGCTGCGTGCAGGATTTCAGGAACACATCAATATCGACTGACTCCAGAGTGCAGCAGACCATGAACCGCCCAAGGCATTGTAATCAACAGTACTAATTGCACTCCGAATGTTTTTCTGTACAGGAAAAACTAGAGATCTCATTACACCTTATCAGTAGAATAGTTGTGATGCTACATTTTTGATGTGCAGCTAATGTTGAACAACATCTTCTTTGTAAATGTGTTGATTTTACACAGATGGGCTTCACCAATTCTGAGATGTGTAGCCCATTCCTAAATGTTACATAATACTGTAAAACAATTGCTTTTTTCAGTTGCAATCTTAAAACAACATCCTTATAACCAGACCAACACCAGACAAAATGTGCTAGAACAACCTGGGAAActatacaaacacaaacagagagGGAAAGTAAGGGATGGAGGTATGTATGTCTGTACATTAAGGAGAGTCATCATAACTAACTGCCAAAAGAAAGACACAACAAACTAAACCATACCTGAATAGAGATGCCAGTAGTTGTTCTCAGTTTGGGATCATCTTCCACTGGAGAGAGAACAAGCAGCTATCAAAAATAAATATAAGCGGGATGGCTTTTTGTGGTAAAGCTGGTGCTGTGGTTTCTCTCCCAGTGATGTCAAGGCGAACTGGCAGGATGCCTGCTGTCCAGCTGCGGACCAGAGGGGGCTGTCCCGCactcccccctcacctccctctgcTCACATAGGGAGGTCAGCTGTTAATCCTCTCATGGGGTCAGCAGGGCTGGCGAGCTGTGCAGGAAGTAGTATGGCACCATGGGAAGTGACAAATAAACAACAAACACAATGCACAGTACAGAAATGTTAAGTTGGTCATTGGACAATCAATAttgtttcctctgtgtgtgtgtgtgtgtgtgtgtgtgtgtgtgtgtgtgtgtgtgtgtgtgtgtgtgtgtgtgtgtgagagagagagagagagagagacaaggggtgTTCTAAGGTGAAAGACAGAAATATAGATTGAAAAAAGGTTTGCATAATATATCAGAAATATAGATTGAAAAAAGGTTTGCATAATAAATCAGAAATATAGATTGAAAAAAGGTTTGCATAATATATCAGAAATATAGATTGAAAAAGGGGGAAAGACAAAATAAGACTAGAGAGCAAAGCAAGGAGAAAAGAACAACAGAAAGAACAGAAAGTTTGAAAGTTTATTGAGTGTCAATACAGGTTTCAACAAGTGGAAATCAGAGGAGTGGAAGGAAAGGATTACATATATAAACAAGAGAATACAAAACAAGATAGGTTTGGACAAAGGAAACTGAATTTCTATGCTCACAGCAATCCTAATTCATCATGATAAATGTAAAATATCTAGGAAACTATAAAAATACTCTTTCTTGTGTTTTTACTTTCTTAAAACACACCTGCATAGGTTCAAAGCACTAATACCTTAATAATGCATAATAAAGAAATCTCTCAAACTCTCCTTGATGTCTCTGAGTATCATATGAGCGTATAAACTCCGCCTCAAGTCACTCAGCATCTACAACATTTTCCAGCTTAGAAAAATGTGGTAAAAGCACATTAAAATGTAATATAAAAAACTACTTTGCAATACTAGGCAGAAATCCAGTGTTTGTCAACTCTACATCAGGACAAAAACGTTAGCGGCCGTCGGCTGGCGTACGGGCCCTGACACTTATTCTCAGaagctgacctctgaccccttgGCCTTACTTGACGGCGACCACAGAGGTGTTGGTGATAGACTCCATGATGGCAGCCAGGCGGCTGCACAGGTCATGGGGCACTTTGGAGCGCACTGTTGGTGGATCTTTTAGAACCACCATCTCTGTTGAGCAGTCCAGAACCCTGGGCAGAAACTCACCCAGCTTCTCCTGTAGGGAGTCTGAAAAGGAGTGGAAGGGGTGAGAGGGTAGAGAAAAAAAACTTAGAGCTTCCATGAGAGGAGTAAAATACGGTTAAGACTGCCATGTGAGTAAGAGATGTGTGAGAAATTagatgagacagaggagagaggaaaatgtGCTACAGAGACACTATTATAAGCCTTATAATAATacattatacagttgaagtcgaaagtttacatacaccttaggcaaatacattaaactcagttcacaattcctgacatttcatcctattaacaattccctgtcttaggtcagttaggatcaccactttattttaagaatgtgaaatgtctgaataatagtagtagagagaatgatatatttcagcttttatttctttcatcacattcccagtggggcagaagtttacatacactcaattagtatttgcattgcctttaaattgtttaacttgggtcaaacgtttttggtagccttccacaagattcccacaataagttgggtgaatttaggcacattcctcttgacagagctggcgtaactgagtcaggtttaggCACCCTTGCTCGCaaacgcttttcagttctgctcacaaatgttctattggattgaggtcagggctttgtgatggtcactccaatatcttgactttgttgtccttaagccattttgcctcaactttggaagtatgcttggggtcattgtctatttggaagacctgttttgcgaccaagctttaacttcctgactgatgtcttgatgttgtttcaatatatccacatcattttcttacctcatgacgccatcaattttgtgaagcgcaccagtccctcctgcagcaaagcacccccacaacatgatgctgccaccaccttgcttcacagttgggatggtattcttcggcttgtaagcctccccttttttcctccaaaacatgacgatggtcatggtcattatggccaaacagttctacttttgtttcatcagaccagaggacatttttttaagtacgatctttgtccccacatgcagttgcaaactgcagtttggctttttttatggcagtttgcTGAgcttcctttcaggttatgtccatataggacttgttttactgtggaaatagatacttttgtgtttcctccagcatcttcacaaggtcctttgctgttgttctgggattgatttgcactttttgcaccaaagtacgttcatctctaggagacagaacgtgtctccttcctgagcggtatgacgactgtgtggtcccatggtgtttatacttgcatactattgtttgtacagatgaacgtggtaccttcaggcgtttggaaattgcacccaaggatgaaccagacttgtggaggtctacaattctttttctgaggtcttggctgatttcttttgattttcccatgatgtcaagcaaagaggcactgagtttgaaggtaggtcttgaaatacatccacaggtacatctccaattgactcaaattatgtcaattagcttatcagaagcttctaaagccattacataattttctggaattttccaagctgttgaaaggcacagtcaacttagtgtatgtacacttctgacccactggaattgtgatacagtgaattatcactgaaataatctgtctgtgaacaattgttggaaaaattacttgtgtcatgcagtagatgtcctaaccaacttgccaaaactatagtttgttaacaagacatttgtggagtggttgaaagctacttttaatgactccaacctaagtgtatgtaaacttccgacttcaaccgtacatgctaggttgaggtcagggatctgtgcaggccagtcaagttcttccacaccaatctcaaaaAACtaattctgtatggacctcattgtgcacgggggcattggcATGCTGAAACAGGCAAGGGCAttcaccaaactgttgccataaagttggaagcacagaatcgtctagaatgtcattgtatgcaatAGTGTTAAgagttcccttcactggaactaaggggccttgccCGAACCATCAAAAACAggtccagaccattattcttccacCATCAaactggcactatgcatttgggcagatagagttctcctggcatccgtgaaacccagattcgtctgtcggactgcccgATTgagaagcgtgattcatcactccagagaacgtgttccCACTaccccagagtccaatggtggcaagctttaacACCACTCCTGCCGACGCTtgccattgcgcatggtgatctaggcatgtgtgcggctgctcggccatggaaatcgATTTCATGGATCTCCcaaagaacagttcttgtgctgacgttgcttccagaggcagtttggaactcggtagtgagtgttgtaaccgaggacagactttCACTCGCTACCCTCTTCAggactcggcggtcccgttctgtgagcttgtgtggcctaccactttgtgactgagccgttgttgctcctagacgtttccatttcacaataacagcacttacagttgactggggcagctctatcagggcagaaatgtgacaaaCCTACTTGTTGGAGAGGTGGCATCCTTTGAtgttgccacgttgaaagtcattgagctcttcagtaaggccattctactgccaaggtttgtctatggagattgcatggctttgtgctcaattttatacacctgtcagcaacgggtgtggctgaaatagctaaatccactaatttgaagtgatgtccacatacctttgtgtatatatagtgtatatttaaCACAGCTTGGATAAAGCCCAGTAAAAACCTCTTCCCCTCCACCTGTCCTCACCATCCAGGTCTACTCCCAGGTAGGAGCACCAGTGGTTGCGGACAGCCTCCATGGTGTCCAGGTCGTCCTGGCTGACCATGTCCGGCCGGCTCATCAGGTGCATGCAGGGGATGACCGCCTCGTTCATGATGATCATGCCCTCCTCCACGTCGCTCACCTCGCCGCTCCTGAACAGGGTGGCCGCGTTGTCATTCATCTCCTATGAAGGAGGCAGAACGGGGAGAACAGGGGATATGCAGGTGCAGTGTCACTATGGAGTCTCTTTGGATAGTTTGTGTTTTCCGGTTAAGATCCTAGGGAATTCATGTACAAATTAACCTCATAACAAACACAAAAAAAGTGGCTGCAACTAGGTATTTTCTAGCTTGAAATGAAAAACAAGACTTGTTCATAAATAACTGCAACATTTTCAGTGAGCTGTTGAATGTGGGGCTTAAAATACAGAGCTTCATCAAGGTGAaatcccaagtacttgtatgatgACACCACCTCTATTGGCTCTTTTTGCAAAGTGACTGAGGCAGAGAAGGGGGTTGCTTTCTTGATCTGGAGAATACCATTAGTTATCTGCATTTAAGATCAATTTGAGCTGAAAGAGGTTATGTTGGACATCAAACGCTTCCTGCAATTTGAGAAATGCCTCATCTAGTGTAGGAGCAGTGGTATAGAtgatggtgtcatctgcatacagatgtaggatcttaatttgagccagtttgctacagaagGGAAATAACCCTGcagaacaggaaatgtgaattattagtCTAGAGATAAGTAGTCTATACACACATAAAGTTTTATTatactatatagcagggctattTAACTCCAGCcatatgatttttttttactcACACTGAAGTTTAGCTTATTATTCATTTTTCATTAACATTTAATATACCTTTAATTCTATATTCCCAACTGCCAACATCAGTCTCAtgtccaaaatatttttttaactttCAAAGTGAGCATCTGTATCGTCAGTAGCACTCACTTTGAGACACCTCCTTCTGTAAAATGCAATAAGGGACTgctccatccctcttttctcccctctcctcagcaGCATGGCGTTGTCTTTGTAGGCGTGGTTGAGGTAATTCAGCGCCTCGCGCACCCTGGTGGAACACAATGATGATATTGCGTCATGACACGTCAGCCCACTGATGACATCACTTAAGACAGTCAGCCCACTCACTCAAACCACCATATAGGCTGATCACGTAGGGGTAGAGCCCCAGTTGCCATGACAACACTTACTTTCCATGCTGGTACTGTTCCAGGCCCGTCAGCAGGTAGACAAACACTGTCCGGAATAGGCTGTAGTCGTCATGCCATTGCTGAGGAGAAGAGCACACAGACACATTCAATTCAAGTTTGGGCTGGTTTCCAATGGAGAAAAATGTCTACCTAGAGTTTTGGTGTAGATAATATACAGTACCTGGCTCCTTCCATCAGTCATCAATGCTTGTGTAATGCAAAAAaattcaacgattttactgagttacagttcataaaggGAAATCGGTCAAATTAAACAAATGAATTAGTCACTAATCTATGGGGagctaggcccagccaatcagaataaggttttccacacaaaagggctttatgacAGACATAAATATGCCTCAGCACCCCCTCAGATGATCCcagaggtgaagaagccggatgtggaggacctgggctggcgtggttacaagtggtctgtggttgtgaagccagttggaagtactgccaaattctctaaaatgaccttggaggtggcttatggtagagaaatgaataaattatctggcaacagctctggtggatatacctgcagtcagcatcacatctgtggtattgtgttgtgtgacaaaactacacattttaagagtggccttttatttttcCCAGCAcaatgctgtttaattagcttcttgatatgccacacctgttaggtggatggattatcttggcaaaggaaaaatgctcactaaccgTGATCTAAACACATTCGCGCTcaatatttgagagaaataagctttttgtgcatattgaCAATTTCTGGAATcgtttatttcagcttatgaaatatgggaccaacactttacatgttacgtttatatttgtgttcaatATAAATAAGCATTTTATTAAGTTTTGCTCAAATTGTCCTTATGTGAAATGACAATTAATCACTGATTGTCTTGGATTCTTTATGATAGGTGGAACAAACTGCTTGTCAGTGAGGCCAAAATGGTGGAAAATCAGAGTTTAGAGGTAATGATCATTCATACTCTGTAACCATGTTTCCATCCAACTATTTTTATGTGAGTAAAAGTTTGTATGCTGGTGACATGATCGGTGCCTGGCTGCCAATTGGCAAATAATTATGAACTCCAATAAccagataaaaaaaatattaaatccaCTTTTTGCACAGAGTGAGGAGTTCCTTCGCCATTTCCCATTATCTTTGCTGAAAGTAGTCATAGAAGATGACAGAGCGCCACACAGTGCGATTCCAACAACGCAAACAAAGATCTACACACATGTCAGAGGCATTTCTCACTTGGTAAAATATATATTcctctacactcttagaagaaaAGCTGCTAtatagaacctaaaatggttctttgTCTCCATGGGAGAaccatttgaagaacccttttgattccagggagaacccttttgggttccatgcagAGCCTTTTCTATagaggattctacatggaaccaaaaatggtcCTGCATGGAACCAAATAGGGTTCTCCTATGGTGACAGCCAAAGAACTGTTCTGGAACCCTTATTTCTAAGAGTGTCGTTATCAGAGTTCCAACTGCAACTGGAAACAGGCATTTAGAAGACACAGGTGTCTTCCAAATCGAGAATAAAGAAAGGATTGGCAGTAAAAGTTAGTTTGAAAATACGTTTACTATGCTATCATTAGACCATCAGATCAACCTTCAGTATAAGTTAGCTTAGCTATGCGGCTGTCGGTTGATTCTGGATTGGCTAAGGGAAACATAACTATTGACACATACCATATATTCCTCCATATCCATATCCTCTGGCTTGATGAGGCGTAGTTTGGTGCGGGCTTCTCTCATGATACTAATGGACCTACACAGAAAGTGATGACACAGGAAGGGATGATTTGCTCCACAGCAATATACCTATGAATAATACTGTCTTGATGACTTGATGACAATGTTGAGGATCAATTATTTTTAATTATTCAACAAAATCATTGTAAGAAAAGCAGCAAGTACATTTACAATGAAATGATAATACATTAACATATTTGAAGCTTTTAAATATACATTTCAATGTATGTCAGAAAGTTGTGCTGACTGACCTGTCGTCGAAGCTGAGGTTGCGGTCGGTGAAGCCCTCCAGCAGGGTCCTCTCGATGACGCGACTGGGCGCCTGGTTCTGGAAGAAGTAGACCAGGGCATGGTGCAGGCGCGGGTCCTGCTGGGGAGTGGTCTCCTCTTGAGACAACTCAAACAGACGGGAGTACTCCTCCTGGAACGCCTGGGGAGAGGGGTGTGAGGATGTTAGAGGTGTGTGTAAGTGTTATggattttatgaataatgactaaatgatgtatacatttaacGTTAAACTGTAATTAACAGAATACTACCCTGTCACTGTATGGAACTCATTAGAATCATAAAACTAAATctaatgtgtgtagttttagtttTAAATTAGAACAAGGACTTTCTGATCCTTTTTAGTATGTAAGCAGGGTGTAAGTGAGAAACAAAATGGAGCTATCGTCAGACAGGCTGTaatactgtgttccttacaggacattctgtccccacccagggaggagagagaccttgggcttgtagtagattgtttaacaggtggcagacaatgTGAGCAGACTTGTGAACTATGTTGCCATt
Above is a genomic segment from Oncorhynchus masou masou isolate Uvic2021 chromosome 12, UVic_Omas_1.1, whole genome shotgun sequence containing:
- the LOC135549219 gene encoding G protein-activated inward rectifier potassium channel 3-like, producing MRIDPRRNSIPPAQTLTAKHLPRPPPESTCFTPYPKRVAAKTNMALTMLHSTRISLIPNSNNNNYDNFPGLSPQPASSASPQPQPQPQSPGPHQVVAGLISQEVDTCQYIIPTEEPATSHRGRHLKRFSSRWYSGAPFGGPFGSTRSSAHGTSGENKPRCKLLGDERPSYGTANKQRQRYVTKDGKCRVNLGPIEDKSRFLLDIFTTLVDLKYRWFLFVFTMCYVVTWVAFAEIYFLDAWLRDDVAHVHDPQWQPCFENVDSFISALLLSVESQRTIGYGSRLVTANCMEGVVLLMAQSIIGSIIDALMVGCMFVKISRPQKRAQTLIFSKHCVISERDEKLCLLFRIGDLRASHMVDAKIRAKLIKSRQTKEGEFIPLEQSEINLGYDTGGDRLLLVEPQTITHVINESSPFWEIGAERLTRERFEIIIILEGIVEASGMICQARTSYTEDEILWGHRFESCMSLEKGSYRVDRGAFDKTFTVQTPTLSAKEKSDEKEEVLF